A DNA window from Impatiens glandulifera chromosome 7, dImpGla2.1, whole genome shotgun sequence contains the following coding sequences:
- the LOC124944889 gene encoding probable receptor-like protein kinase At5g24010, translating into MEETHTSILLLLLHLVSLSFLSHWCSAAFSPPDDYLINCGSSSNVTMDNRIFVGDSAKQIPVRLSAGKSLSINNPNYSANSPKLYETARVSTAALSYEFGIYKNGTHLVRLHFSPFTSQNFDLKTANFTVFANGFSILKTFSAPNTVVKEFILMINVDKFNIMLVPTDSETGFAFVNGIELFSVPDDLIPDTGAKLIGPNGLAEFNDLSSQVLETVHRINVGGPRLTPFNDTLWRNWFPDEDFLILKQSAKIVRTTHIPNYQPGGASREIAPDNVYMTAQQMNKDNLIISTSLFNVTWHFPVVSVTSVYLIRLHFSDIVSKSLNQLYFNVFINGFLAYKDFDLSTMTNRLLSSPYYTDFVADTNGSGFISVSIGPSELSSPSQKNAILNGVEIMRMMDIAGLGSMNNKRNNNKGKWVLVSSILGGSTALCLILLVVLFALWRLTKKQKRKLKPIESLGWTPVGVYGGSMNSRLSEGIPFANIQIATNNFDKSLIIGSGGFGTVYKGILGDNINVAVKRGVPGSRQGLPEFHTEITVLSKIRHRHLVSLVGFCEEQSEMILVYEYMEKGSLKNHLYGSSTFSPLSWKKRLEICIGAARGLHYLHTGSAEGIIHRDIKSTNILLDDNYVAKVADFGLSRAGPCLDETHVSTGVKGSFGYLDPEYFRRQQLTDKSDVYSFGVVLLEVLCARPAVDTMLAREQVNLAEWAMEWQKKGILEQIMDPFLVGNIKVSSLKKFGETAEKCLADYGVDRPTMGDVLWNLEHALQLQEGGGQNGNFSTGEASTSTEVGPRIPLNHIIAGDEDNEENGNSEMATNKVFSQLINSEGR; encoded by the coding sequence ATGGAGGAGACCCATACcagtattcttcttcttctccttcactTAGTAAGTTTATCATTCTTGTCCCATTGGTGTTCGGCCGCTTTCTCTCCGCCGGATGACTATCTCATTAACTGTGGATCGAGCTCTAATGTGACGATGGATAATAGAATCTTCGTCGGCGACTCTGCTAAACAAATCCCAGTTCGTCTCTCAGCAGGTAAATCTCTTTCTAtaaataacccaaattattCTGCTAATTCACCTAAACTATACGAAACCGCGAGGGTTTCAACTGCCGCTTTGAGTTACGAATTCGGTATATACAAGAACGGTACTCATTTGGTCCGTCTTCATTTCTCTCCATTCACCTCACAAAATTTCGATCTCAAGACTGCAAATTTCACTGTTTTCGCAAATGGGTTCTCAATTCTAAAGACATTTAGTGCCCCAAACACTGTGGTTAAAGAATTCATCTTGATGATCAATGTTGATAAGTTTAATATTATGCTTGTTCCAACTGATTCTGAAACTGGGTTTGCTTTTGTGAATGGAATTGAGTTGTTTTCTGTCCCGGATGACCTAATTCCAGACACCGGCGCGAAGTTGATCGGTCCGAATGGACTTGCGGAGTTTAATGATCTTTCTTCTCAGGTCTTAGAGACTGTTCATAGGATTAATGTTGGAGGTCCTAGATTGACACCATTTAATGATACTCTTTGGAGAAATTGGTTCCCTGATGAGGATTTTCTTATACTCAAACAATCTGCCAAAATTGTTAGAACTACCCATATCCCTAATTATCAACCCGGAGGAGCTTCAAGAGAAATCGCCCCTGATAACGTGTACATGACAGCCCAACAGATGAACAAGGATAACCTAATAATCTCTACCTCTTTATTTAACGTCACTTGGCATTTCCCAGTTGTTTCTGTCACTTCCGTTTATTTGATTCGCTTACACTTCAGCGACATTGTCAGCAAATCGCTCAACCAGCTTTACTTCAACGTTTTCATCAATGGATTCCTCGCTTACAAAGACTTCGACCTTTCCACCATGACTAATCGTTTGCTTTCATCTCCATACTACACTGATTTCGTGGCTGATACAAATGGGTCAGGTTTCATTAGTGTAAGCATCGGCCCTTCTGAACTCAGCTCGCCTTCTCAGAAGAACGCTATTCTAAACGGAGTTGAGATCATGAGAATGATGGATATCGCGGGCTTGGGTTCTATGAACAATAAGAGGAATAATAATAAAGGCAAATGGGTTTTGGTTAGCTCGATCCTTGGAGGCTCGACCGCCCTCTGCTTGATCTTGCTCGTGGTTTTATTCGCATTATGGCGCCTGACAAAGAAACAAAAACGTAAACTGAAACCCATAGAAAGCTTGGGATGGACTCCTGTGGGAGTTTACGGTGGCAGCATGAATAGCAGACTGTCGGAAGGGATCCCTTTCGCTAATATTCAAATCGCAACAAATAACTTCGACAAGAGCTTAATAATCGGTTCAGGGGGGTTTGGAACAGTCTATAAAGGTATCCTTGGTGACAATATAAACGTTGCTGTGAAGAGAGGAGTGCCAGGATCAAGACAAGGCCTGCCCGAATTCCACACAGAAATAACTGTCCTATCAAAGATTCGCCACCGACATTTAGTATCCCTTGTTGGGTTCTGCGAGGAACAATCGGAAATGATACTGGTTTACGAGTACATGGAGAAAGGTTCGTTAAAGAATCACCTTTACGGTTCTAGTACTTTTTCCCCATTGTCTTGGAAAAAGCGGCTAGAAATATGTATAGGAGCAGCTAGGGGCTTACATTACCTACACACGGGTTCGGCTGAGGGGATAATTCATCGCGATATTAAGTCAACTAATATTTTGCTTGACGATAATTACGTGGCTAAAGTTGCTGATTTCGGGTTGTCTAGGGCTGGACCTTGTTTGGATGAGACTCATGTGAGCACAGGAGTTAAGGGTAGTTTCGGATACTTGGATCCGGAATATTTTCGTAGGCAACAACTAACTGATAAATCTGACGTTTACTCGTTCGGAGTTGTGCTTTTGGAAGTTTTATGCGCCAGACCTGCAGTTGACACGATGCTTGCCCGGGAACAGGTGAATTTGGCAGAATGGGCAATGGAGTGGCAAAAGAAGGGGATTCTCGAGCAAATTATGGACCCTTTTCTGGTTGGGAATATAAAAGTTTCATCgttgaagaaatttggagaGACGGCTGAGAAGTGTTTGGCTGATTATGGAGTTGATCGGCCTACAATGGGGGATGTGTTGTGGAATTTGGAACATGCTCTTCAACTTCAGGAAGGTGGGGGGCAAAATGGTAATTTTAGCACGGGCGAGGCCTCCACTTCTACTGAAGTTGGGCCTCGAATACCTTTGAATCACATTATTGCGGGTGACGAGGATAATGAAGAAAATGGTAACTCTGAAATGGCGACCAACAAAGTTTTTTCGCAGTTGATTAATAGTGAGGGTAGATAA